The following proteins come from a genomic window of Nitrospiraceae bacterium:
- a CDS encoding archease, whose product MPSSSARGAHRLLDRMSYAFRMLDDIALADLAFEAEGDSLENLFRGATQAIIEILANPATIGSAWERTIHRQDVDAATLLFDWLSDLVYWKDAAGVVYRDVQLSLAYRAGKWELEARMHGAPVDPVTQELRSDVKGVTKHLYDLSQRGSRWYARVVLDV is encoded by the coding sequence GTGCCATCTTCCAGCGCGCGCGGCGCACACCGCTTGCTTGACCGTATGTCCTATGCCTTTCGAATGCTGGACGACATCGCTCTGGCCGACCTGGCATTTGAGGCGGAGGGGGACTCTCTTGAGAACCTGTTTCGTGGGGCGACGCAGGCAATCATCGAAATCTTGGCGAATCCTGCGACCATCGGTAGTGCGTGGGAGCGAACGATTCATCGCCAGGATGTCGATGCCGCAACGCTCCTCTTCGACTGGTTATCGGACCTTGTGTATTGGAAGGACGCGGCAGGGGTCGTCTATCGGGATGTTCAATTGTCGCTTGCCTATCGGGCTGGGAAGTGGGAACTGGAAGCACGAATGCATGGTGCTCCGGTTGATCCGGTGACGCAGGAATTGCGATCCGACGTCAAGGGTGTGACCAAGCATCTCTATGATCTGAGCCAGCGAGGCTCTCGGTGGTATGCGCGGGTCGTGCTGGACGTCTAG
- a CDS encoding succinate dehydrogenase/fumarate reductase iron-sulfur subunit, whose product MRLTFTIQRFNPEVDAASHAEEFRLDVGRGLTVLDALIRLKNECDGSLSLRYSCRSAICGSCAMEINGSEKLACRTSLRKEFERHGTITVAPLQNLPVIKDLVVDMTPFWTKIQDVHPWLVTSSRAIEEQVRSTEMMHMRGRPQFHNVDACIMCGACVASCTVNAVSKEFAGPAALAKVDRFLADPRESPFAKRARLSALQGDHGMWDCTRCNFCVQVCPKDVKPMEAIVRLRRASIDQGLTHVEGARHIIGFSRLIEREGRLNEALMPLKVVGSEPRRLLHVLPLGIRMFLKGKVPNPFGHRLPGLDQIRAIFQRARRTPLA is encoded by the coding sequence ATGCGCCTCACCTTTACCATCCAACGGTTCAACCCCGAAGTCGATGCGGCGTCACACGCAGAGGAGTTCCGGCTCGATGTCGGACGGGGTCTGACCGTCCTCGATGCGTTGATCCGTCTCAAAAATGAATGTGACGGCAGTCTTTCGTTGCGCTATTCCTGCCGCTCCGCGATTTGCGGGTCCTGTGCAATGGAGATTAACGGGAGCGAGAAACTGGCCTGCCGGACGTCCTTACGTAAGGAATTCGAACGACATGGGACGATCACCGTGGCGCCGTTGCAGAATCTGCCGGTGATCAAAGACCTCGTCGTGGATATGACTCCGTTCTGGACGAAAATTCAGGACGTTCATCCGTGGCTGGTGACATCATCGCGCGCGATTGAGGAACAAGTGCGCTCCACGGAGATGATGCACATGCGAGGGCGGCCACAGTTCCACAACGTCGATGCCTGTATCATGTGCGGAGCTTGTGTGGCTTCCTGCACCGTTAATGCGGTATCGAAGGAGTTTGCCGGGCCGGCGGCATTGGCGAAGGTCGATCGTTTTTTGGCCGACCCTCGCGAGTCGCCCTTTGCCAAGCGTGCCAGACTGTCGGCGCTTCAAGGAGACCATGGCATGTGGGATTGCACGCGCTGTAACTTTTGCGTACAGGTCTGTCCGAAGGACGTCAAACCGATGGAAGCCATCGTCCGTTTGCGACGCGCATCGATCGACCAGGGGTTGACCCATGTGGAGGGCGCCCGTCACATCATCGGGTTTAGTCGGCTCATCGAGCGAGAAGGGCGCTTGAATGAGGCGCTGATGCCGCTCAAAGTTGTGGGCAGTGAACCGCGTCGCTTGCTCCATGTCCTCCCGTTGGGTATCCGGATGTTTCTGAAAGGCAAGGTCCCCAATCCGTTTGGTCATCGTTTGCCGGGTCTCGATCAAATCCGTGCCATCTTCCAGCGCGCGCGGCGCACACCGCTTGCTTGA
- a CDS encoding PilZ domain-containing protein, producing the protein MDKRKCPRFLVRFRSSFSTINVIGGEGNVVDLSIRGCRVASLTDVQPGASLDVLIETDDHEPPIKIQQAVVRWSRAKEFGLEFITMAPEEWARLQHVVKEIEMEPYQRQQQEEQNVS; encoded by the coding sequence ATGGACAAACGGAAATGCCCGCGTTTTTTAGTGCGTTTTCGGAGTTCCTTCTCCACCATCAATGTGATCGGCGGAGAAGGCAACGTCGTTGATCTTTCCATTCGTGGCTGCCGGGTCGCCAGCCTGACCGACGTGCAGCCTGGCGCGTCCCTCGATGTCCTGATTGAAACGGACGATCACGAACCTCCTATTAAAATCCAACAGGCGGTCGTCCGGTGGAGCCGTGCCAAGGAGTTCGGTTTGGAGTTTATAACAATGGCTCCTGAAGAATGGGCGCGGCTGCAACACGTCGTGAAGGAAATCGAAATGGAACCATACCAGCGTCAACAACAGGAAGAACAGAACGTCTCCTAG
- a CDS encoding RtcB family protein has protein sequence MSEKAGMLVPARIYATSTILQSMDSGVFDQVTNVACLPGIRRYALCMPDGHWGYGFPIGGVAAFDVDGGVISPGGVGYDVNCGMRLIRTDLTLEDVQPHLERLMTELFRRVPAGVGASGFVRLDHATLDSVMTKGARWCIEQGYGWHRDLGRIEEGGCIAGADPEKVSDHAVSRGINQLGTLGSGNHYLEVQVVSNERVFDRETAAALGITGHDQIVVMVHCGSRGFGHQVATDYLKVFEKAMRRYGITVKDQQLACAPFRSLEGQDYFAAMNCAANTAFANRQVITHQIREAFATVFGRSAEELGMELVYDVAHNIAKVERYQEGELVVHRKGSTRAFGPGSPDLPDAFKQTGQPVICGGSMETGSYLLVGTERAMQETFGSTMHGSGRTMSRAQAKKSVRGEQLQHQMKQKGIVVKAVSMSGLAEEAGFAYKNISEVVETVDRAGITKRVAELRPIGNIKG, from the coding sequence ATGTCTGAAAAAGCCGGGATGCTCGTACCGGCCCGGATCTATGCGACCTCGACGATTCTCCAATCGATGGACTCAGGCGTGTTCGACCAGGTGACGAACGTCGCATGTTTGCCGGGGATCCGCCGCTATGCCCTCTGTATGCCCGATGGCCATTGGGGCTATGGATTTCCAATCGGCGGAGTGGCGGCCTTTGATGTGGACGGTGGAGTCATTTCACCCGGCGGTGTGGGATATGACGTCAATTGTGGGATGCGACTCATTCGCACCGATCTCACGCTTGAAGATGTCCAGCCTCACTTGGAGCGATTGATGACGGAGCTGTTTCGAAGGGTGCCTGCTGGAGTGGGGGCCAGCGGGTTCGTCAGGCTCGATCATGCCACGCTTGATTCGGTCATGACCAAAGGAGCTCGATGGTGTATCGAGCAGGGCTATGGATGGCACCGTGATTTGGGCCGCATTGAAGAGGGCGGCTGCATCGCAGGGGCCGATCCCGAGAAGGTCAGTGACCATGCGGTAAGCCGGGGGATCAATCAGCTGGGTACCTTGGGGTCGGGCAACCATTATCTCGAGGTGCAGGTCGTGTCGAATGAAAGAGTCTTCGACCGCGAAACTGCCGCGGCCTTGGGCATTACCGGGCATGATCAAATCGTCGTGATGGTGCATTGCGGATCGCGTGGATTCGGCCATCAAGTCGCTACCGACTACCTGAAGGTTTTTGAGAAAGCGATGCGGCGCTACGGCATCACGGTGAAGGATCAGCAGCTCGCCTGTGCGCCGTTTCGATCGCTCGAAGGACAGGATTACTTTGCCGCCATGAACTGTGCAGCCAACACGGCATTCGCGAATCGCCAGGTCATCACTCACCAGATTCGCGAGGCCTTCGCGACTGTGTTCGGCCGGTCGGCAGAAGAGCTGGGCATGGAACTCGTCTATGATGTGGCTCATAACATCGCCAAGGTCGAACGGTACCAAGAAGGAGAGTTGGTCGTCCATCGCAAGGGCTCCACGAGAGCCTTTGGTCCCGGCAGTCCGGATCTTCCTGACGCCTTCAAGCAGACAGGCCAGCCGGTGATTTGTGGAGGTTCCATGGAAACCGGGTCGTATCTCCTCGTAGGAACCGAACGGGCAATGCAGGAGACGTTCGGCTCGACGATGCATGGGTCCGGACGAACAATGTCGCGCGCACAAGCGAAGAAATCCGTACGTGGAGAACAATTGCAGCACCAAATGAAGCAGAAGGGCATTGTTGTGAAGGCCGTGTCGATGTCCGGCCTCGCAGAGGAAGCGGGCTTCGCATACAAGAACATTTCCGAGGTCGTCGAAACGGTGGATCGTGCAGGAATCACAAAAAGAGTGGCGGAATTGCGGCCGATTGGCAATATAAAAGGCTAG
- a CDS encoding Spy/CpxP family protein refolding chaperone, with translation MKRMVFALSYTTGLLLTLLTLANGSDAASIDVEPISTIENSSPHILMAQAPLSPAPTETTHPPRPGMKPESSAGNRVDAHVKKLHAELRITPAQEELWKSVVEVMRENDQTMDALHKSRAEQAATMTAVDDVKSYAAIADAHADGLKKFASVFEPLYNSMSDEQKKNADKVFSPSSSRPTKPMKSRAK, from the coding sequence ATGAAACGGATGGTCTTTGCACTATCGTATACGACAGGATTACTTCTCACACTGCTGACGCTGGCCAATGGCTCAGATGCGGCCTCGATCGATGTCGAACCGATCTCCACAATTGAGAATAGCTCACCGCACATCCTTATGGCTCAGGCCCCCTTAAGTCCGGCACCCACTGAGACAACACACCCGCCGCGTCCAGGCATGAAGCCGGAGAGCTCAGCCGGTAACCGTGTCGACGCACATGTCAAAAAGCTCCATGCAGAACTCAGGATCACGCCGGCACAGGAAGAGCTCTGGAAGAGCGTTGTCGAGGTGATGCGGGAAAATGATCAAACGATGGATGCGCTCCACAAGTCCAGAGCAGAACAAGCAGCAACCATGACGGCGGTGGACGATGTCAAATCCTATGCTGCGATCGCCGACGCCCATGCCGATGGGCTCAAGAAATTCGCATCGGTTTTTGAACCGCTCTATAACAGCATGTCGGACGAACAGAAGAAAAACGCCGATAAGGTCTTCAGTCCATCGAGCAGCAGGCCGACGAAGCCCATGAAATCCAGGGCAAAATGA
- a CDS encoding tetratricopeptide repeat protein, which yields MGRPSDTEAVHTLLDEGKAHHQAGRLPEAERAYRLALEMSPDHPDASHYLGLLLYRLGRFDEAIHFINAAIEQRPSNPLYWFNLGVVTQKASRGEDAVQAYQRAITLNPRYLDAFINLGNVLKDHGSASEAKEAYQKALVLNPSHADTHNNLGVMFKEEGRLEESIDSYRRALQLKPTHVEALNNLGLALMERGTLREAISSFEQALAIMPGYVKALYNLGVARSWAGDDPTAVACLQKVADIKHNHGRPVSESTVYRSRIAHDCEQIQYLLDRSILGEEHRPYLDELHRLRKELDRRPSAGNRVSISPDALAPVAPSFNRLFFRAPAEHLPNGAINPALDVAAVESRYLFKQPEVTFIDDLLAQEALDTLRRFCWESTIWKADYENGYIGAFLGDGFATPLLFQIAEELRLKFPRVFKQHRLTQAWAFKHDSTRRGLNIHADAAAVNVNFWITPDDANLNPDTGGLVVYDKEAPRTWNFRDYNSDRNKPKILEWLKEVDAQAVKIPYRANRAVVFNSDLFHETDEVSFKNDYLSRRINITLLYGYRHQG from the coding sequence ATGGGACGACCTTCGGACACCGAAGCCGTCCATACTCTTCTTGATGAAGGCAAGGCCCATCATCAAGCTGGCCGGCTCCCTGAGGCCGAACGAGCCTATCGTCTCGCACTCGAGATGTCTCCCGACCATCCTGATGCCTCGCACTATCTGGGGCTCTTGCTGTATCGACTCGGCCGCTTTGACGAGGCTATTCATTTCATCAATGCGGCCATCGAGCAACGACCGTCCAACCCGCTCTATTGGTTCAACCTGGGTGTGGTCACCCAAAAGGCCTCCCGCGGAGAAGATGCGGTCCAAGCCTATCAACGAGCGATCACGTTGAACCCTCGTTACCTCGATGCCTTCATCAATCTCGGGAATGTTCTGAAAGATCACGGATCCGCTTCGGAAGCAAAAGAAGCTTACCAGAAGGCCCTCGTCCTCAATCCATCCCACGCCGATACCCACAACAATCTCGGCGTGATGTTCAAAGAGGAGGGCCGGCTGGAGGAATCCATCGACTCCTATCGTCGCGCGCTTCAGCTGAAGCCAACGCATGTCGAAGCACTGAACAATCTCGGTCTCGCTTTGATGGAACGGGGAACATTGCGAGAGGCCATTTCATCATTCGAACAGGCTCTCGCCATCATGCCCGGCTACGTGAAGGCGCTGTATAATCTCGGTGTGGCACGGTCTTGGGCGGGTGATGATCCAACGGCTGTGGCATGTCTTCAGAAGGTAGCCGACATCAAGCATAACCATGGCCGTCCGGTCTCAGAGTCGACGGTCTACCGTTCGCGCATCGCCCATGACTGTGAGCAGATCCAGTACCTGCTCGACCGGTCAATTCTCGGAGAGGAGCACCGCCCTTATCTTGATGAACTTCACCGGCTCCGGAAGGAACTTGATCGCCGTCCATCCGCCGGTAATCGAGTGTCTATTTCACCCGACGCCCTTGCCCCCGTGGCGCCGTCGTTCAATCGACTCTTCTTTCGGGCGCCAGCCGAACACCTTCCGAATGGAGCGATCAATCCTGCGCTCGACGTGGCAGCAGTTGAATCCAGGTATCTCTTCAAGCAGCCGGAAGTCACCTTCATTGACGATCTCCTTGCGCAGGAAGCGCTCGACACGTTACGACGATTCTGCTGGGAGTCGACGATCTGGAAAGCGGATTATGAAAACGGGTATATCGGAGCGTTCCTGGGAGACGGGTTTGCCACGCCGTTACTGTTTCAAATCGCCGAGGAACTGCGATTGAAATTTCCTCGCGTCTTCAAACAACATCGGCTGACGCAGGCCTGGGCTTTCAAACACGACAGCACGAGGCGAGGGCTCAATATCCACGCTGATGCTGCGGCAGTAAACGTGAATTTCTGGATCACACCGGACGACGCCAATCTCAATCCGGACACCGGCGGGTTAGTGGTGTACGACAAGGAAGCTCCACGAACGTGGAACTTTCGTGATTACAACAGCGACCGCAATAAGCCGAAGATTCTGGAATGGCTCAAGGAGGTCGATGCACAGGCGGTTAAGATTCCCTATCGTGCCAACCGCGCGGTCGTGTTCAACTCCGATCTGTTTCATGAAACCGACGAAGTCTCGTTCAAGAACGACTATCTCAGTCGGCGCATCAACATCACGCTGCTCTATGGCTATCGGCATCAGGGCTAG